Proteins encoded together in one Bacteroides ovatus window:
- the greA gene encoding transcription elongation factor GreA codes for MAYMSEEGYKKLMAELKELETVERPKISAAIAEARDKGDLSENAEYDAAKEAQGMLEMRINKLKATIADAKIIDESKLKTDSVQILNKVELKNVKNGMKMIYTIVSESEANLKEGKISVNTPIAQGLLGKKVGDVAEITVPQGKIALEVVNISI; via the coding sequence ATGGCTTATATGTCAGAAGAAGGTTACAAGAAACTGATGGCGGAACTGAAGGAACTGGAAACAGTGGAACGCCCGAAGATCTCTGCGGCAATAGCCGAAGCCAGAGATAAAGGAGACTTGTCTGAAAACGCTGAATACGATGCAGCAAAAGAAGCGCAAGGTATGCTCGAAATGCGTATCAACAAATTGAAAGCTACCATTGCAGATGCAAAAATCATCGATGAATCTAAATTGAAAACAGATTCCGTACAGATTTTAAATAAGGTGGAACTGAAGAATGTAAAGAATGGCATGAAGATGATTTATACCATCGTTTCAGAAAGTGAAGCTAACCTGAAGGAAGGAAAGATTTCCGTTAACACCCCGATCGCACAAGGGCTGCTTGGCAAGAAGGTGGGTGATGTAGCAGAAATTACTGTTCCACAAGGTAAAATTGCACTGGAAGTAGTAAACATATCAATTTAA
- a CDS encoding glutamate decarboxylase: protein MEDLNFRKGDAKTDVFGSDRMLQPSPVEKIPDGPTTPEVAYQMVKDETFAQTQPRLNLATFVTTYMDEYATKLMNEAININYIDETEYPRIAVMNGKCINIVANLWNSPEKDTWKTGALAIGSSEACMLGGVAAWLRWRKKRQAQGKPFDKPNFVISTGFQVVWEKFAQLWQIEMREVPLTLEKTTLDPEEALKMCDENTICIVPIQGVTWTGLNDDVEALDKALDAYNAKTGYDIPIHVDAASGGFILPFLYPEKKWDFRLKWVLSISVSGHKFGLVYPGLGWVCWKGKEYLPEEMSFSVNYLGANITQVGLNFSRPAAQILGQYYQFIRLGFQGYKEVQYNSLQIAKYIHSEIAKMVPFVNYSEDVVNPLFIWYLKPEYAKSAKWTLYDLQDKLSQHGWMVPAYTLPSKLEDYVVMRVVVRQGFSRDMADMLLGDINNAIAELEKLEYPTPTRMAQEKNLPVEVKMFNHGGRRKTVKK, encoded by the coding sequence ATGGAAGATTTAAATTTCAGAAAAGGTGATGCAAAAACCGATGTATTTGGTTCAGACAGAATGTTACAACCCTCTCCGGTAGAGAAAATACCTGATGGACCTACTACTCCTGAAGTCGCCTATCAAATGGTGAAAGATGAAACATTTGCTCAAACGCAGCCTCGTTTGAATCTGGCTACTTTCGTTACCACTTATATGGACGAATATGCTACCAAGCTGATGAATGAGGCCATCAACATCAACTACATTGATGAAACAGAATATCCGCGTATCGCTGTGATGAACGGTAAATGTATCAACATCGTTGCCAACTTGTGGAACTCTCCAGAAAAAGATACTTGGAAAACAGGTGCTTTGGCTATCGGTTCTTCAGAAGCATGTATGTTGGGTGGTGTAGCTGCCTGGTTGCGTTGGCGTAAGAAAAGACAAGCACAGGGCAAACCATTTGATAAACCAAACTTTGTTATTTCTACAGGTTTCCAGGTTGTTTGGGAAAAGTTTGCACAGTTGTGGCAGATTGAAATGCGTGAAGTGCCTTTGACACTTGAAAAAACCACTCTTGACCCCGAAGAAGCTTTGAAAATGTGTGATGAAAACACCATCTGTATCGTACCGATTCAAGGTGTTACATGGACTGGATTGAATGATGATGTCGAAGCATTGGATAAAGCTCTGGATGCTTACAATGCCAAGACCGGTTATGACATTCCTATCCACGTAGATGCCGCCAGTGGTGGTTTCATCCTTCCGTTCCTGTATCCGGAAAAGAAATGGGACTTCCGTTTGAAATGGGTACTTTCTATCAGTGTATCCGGCCACAAGTTTGGTTTGGTATATCCGGGACTCGGATGGGTTTGTTGGAAAGGCAAAGAATATCTGCCCGAAGAAATGTCATTCAGCGTCAACTATCTGGGCGCCAACATTACACAGGTAGGTTTGAACTTCTCTCGTCCGGCCGCACAAATTCTGGGACAATATTATCAATTCATCCGCTTAGGATTCCAGGGTTACAAAGAAGTGCAGTACAACTCCCTGCAAATTGCCAAATATATCCATAGTGAAATAGCCAAGATGGTTCCGTTCGTTAACTACTCAGAAGATGTTGTGAACCCGCTATTCATCTGGTATCTGAAACCGGAATATGCAAAAAGCGCCAAATGGACTTTGTATGATTTGCAAGATAAACTGTCTCAACATGGTTGGATGGTTCCTGCTTATACATTGCCTTCTAAACTGGAAGATTATGTAGTGATGCGTGTCGTTGTTCGTCAGGGATTCAGCCGTGACATGGCAGATATGCTTCTGGGCGACATCAACAATGCCATCGCCGAACTGGAAAAACTGGAATATCCAACTCCTACCCGTATGGCTCAAGAAAAGAATCTTCCGGTAGAAGTCAAGATGTTCAACCACGGTGGTCGTCGTAAAACCGTAAAAAAATAA
- a CDS encoding MFS transporter, giving the protein MKIQTGRGTIPLITLIAIWSISALTSLPGLAVSPILGDLTKIFPKATDLDIQMLTSLPSLLIIPFILLGGKLTEKVDYVRVLKVGLWLFAASGILYLISNRMWQLIVVSALLGIGSGLIIPLSTGLVSRYFVGTYRVKQFGLSSAITNFTLVIATAVTGYLAEVSWHLPFLVYLLPLISILLVGHLKEDRTGEVAYTPSPSSSADITKDNEASEQSTSIDIGGSKYGIHIKHLIELMLFYGVITYIVVVVIFNLPFLMEKHHFSSGNSGLMISLFFLAITAPGFCLNKIVALLKGRTKAYSLLSIALGLLLIWIAPIEWLIIPGCILVGLGYGIIQPMLYDKTTQTALPQKTTLALAFVMMMNYLAILLYPFIVDFFQWIFHTQSQEFPFIFNLLITIVTLFWAYRRRNTFLFNDQLK; this is encoded by the coding sequence ATGAAGATACAGACGGGACGGGGAACAATTCCTCTTATTACTTTAATTGCCATCTGGTCTATTTCGGCATTGACTTCATTGCCGGGACTGGCTGTTTCACCTATATTGGGTGATCTTACGAAGATATTTCCGAAAGCTACGGATCTGGACATACAGATGTTGACTTCGCTGCCATCACTGCTCATTATTCCTTTTATATTGCTGGGTGGTAAACTGACAGAGAAAGTCGATTATGTCCGTGTATTAAAAGTCGGACTCTGGCTTTTTGCCGCGAGCGGTATTTTGTATCTGATTTCCAATCGAATGTGGCAATTAATTGTGGTAAGTGCTTTGCTCGGTATCGGTTCCGGTTTGATTATCCCTTTATCTACCGGATTGGTTTCCAGATACTTTGTAGGAACCTATCGGGTGAAACAGTTCGGATTAAGCTCCGCTATTACTAATTTCACGTTAGTGATAGCAACTGCCGTAACGGGCTATCTTGCAGAAGTCAGCTGGCATCTGCCTTTCCTTGTCTATCTCCTCCCATTGATTTCCATTCTGCTGGTAGGACATTTGAAAGAAGACCGGACGGGAGAAGTCGCTTATACACCCTCTCCTTCCTCTTCTGCAGATATTACAAAAGACAACGAAGCCTCCGAACAATCTACTTCCATAGATATAGGAGGCAGCAAATACGGTATTCACATCAAACATCTGATAGAGTTGATGCTCTTCTATGGCGTGATAACATATATCGTGGTAGTAGTGATCTTCAATCTACCTTTCTTAATGGAAAAGCATCACTTTTCCAGTGGCAATTCCGGATTGATGATTTCACTTTTCTTTCTGGCCATCACCGCTCCGGGGTTTTGTCTGAATAAAATTGTAGCCCTGCTGAAAGGACGTACGAAAGCATACAGCCTGCTGTCTATAGCGTTGGGACTGTTGTTAATCTGGATAGCTCCAATCGAATGGCTGATTATTCCCGGATGTATCCTGGTTGGCTTGGGATATGGCATTATCCAGCCTATGCTTTATGATAAGACCACCCAGACCGCACTGCCGCAAAAGACCACATTGGCTTTGGCGTTTGTGATGATGATGAATTATCTGGCTATCTTGCTTTATCCCTTTATTGTCGATTTTTTCCAGTGGATATTCCATACCCAATCACAGGAGTTTCCTTTTATCTTTAATCTTCTGATAACTATTGTTACTCTTTTCTGGGCATATCGGCGCCGTAATACCTTTTTGTTTAACGACCAATTAAAATAG
- a CDS encoding HIT family protein encodes MATIFSRIIAGEIPCYKVAENDKFFAFLDINPLVKGHTLVVPKQEVDYIFDLSDEDLAAMHVFAKQVACAIKKAFPCQKVGEAVIGLEVPHAHIHLIPIQKESDMLFSNPKLKLSDEEFKSIAQAINSSL; translated from the coding sequence ATGGCAACAATATTCAGTAGAATCATCGCAGGAGAAATCCCCTGCTACAAGGTGGCGGAAAACGACAAGTTTTTTGCTTTTCTCGATATCAATCCGTTGGTAAAGGGACATACATTGGTAGTGCCCAAACAGGAAGTAGACTATATTTTCGATTTGAGCGATGAAGACCTGGCTGCTATGCATGTGTTTGCAAAGCAAGTAGCCTGTGCCATTAAAAAAGCATTCCCTTGCCAAAAGGTAGGCGAAGCTGTTATCGGACTGGAAGTACCTCATGCACATATTCATTTAATTCCTATTCAAAAGGAATCGGATATGTTGTTTTCGAATCCGAAACTGAAATTGTCGGATGAAGAATTCAAGTCCATAGCGCAAGCAATCAACTCCTCTCTATAA
- a CDS encoding DMT family transporter has product MKNKKLEANLSMAVSKVFSGLNMNALKYLLPLWMSPLTGATLRCTFAAAAFWVIGWFMPPEKSSTRDKWLLFLLGALGLYGFMFLYLAGLSKTTPVSSSIFTSLQPIWVFLIMIFFYKEKAGAKKIIGISIGLIGALVCILTQQSDDLASDAFTGNMLCLLSSVVYAVYLILSQRILTAIGAITMLRYTFSGAAVSAIIVTFITGFDAPVFSMPFHWTPFLILMFVLIFPTTISYMLLPVGLKYLKTTVVAIYGYLILIVATIASLALGQDRFSWTQTFAIIFICIGVYLVEVAESKEK; this is encoded by the coding sequence ATGAAGAATAAGAAACTGGAAGCCAATCTTAGCATGGCTGTCTCGAAAGTATTTAGCGGTTTAAATATGAATGCCTTAAAGTATCTTCTGCCTTTGTGGATGAGTCCATTGACAGGAGCCACGCTTCGTTGCACATTTGCAGCAGCTGCTTTTTGGGTGATCGGGTGGTTTATGCCTCCGGAGAAATCGTCAACCAGAGATAAATGGCTCCTCTTTCTGTTGGGGGCTTTGGGACTTTACGGCTTTATGTTTCTCTATTTGGCCGGATTGAGTAAAACAACTCCTGTCTCCAGTTCCATATTTACCAGTCTCCAGCCTATTTGGGTTTTTCTTATCATGATATTCTTTTATAAAGAGAAGGCGGGCGCTAAAAAAATAATAGGAATTTCTATTGGTCTGATAGGAGCGTTGGTTTGCATCCTAACCCAGCAAAGCGATGATTTGGCCTCTGATGCTTTTACGGGGAATATGCTTTGTCTTCTAAGTTCTGTGGTGTATGCTGTCTATCTGATTCTTAGTCAGCGCATCCTCACGGCCATTGGAGCGATAACGATGTTGCGATATACCTTTTCCGGTGCTGCCGTGTCTGCCATTATAGTCACGTTTATTACAGGATTTGATGCCCCGGTATTCTCCATGCCGTTCCATTGGACGCCTTTCCTTATTCTGATGTTCGTATTGATTTTCCCGACCACTATCAGTTATATGCTGCTGCCTGTCGGTTTGAAATATCTGAAGACAACGGTCGTCGCTATCTACGGTTATCTGATTCTGATTGTGGCGACCATTGCCTCCCTTGCTCTCGGACAAGACCGTTTTAGCTGGACGCAGACATTTGCAATCATTTTTATCTGTATTGGAGTTTACCTGGTTGAAGTGGCCGAAAGTAAAGAAAAGTAA
- the gadC gene encoding putative glutamine/gamma-aminobutyrate antiporter GadC, giving the protein MANIKNAVKLGVFTLAIMNVTAVVSLRGLPAEAVYGMSSAFYYLFAAIVFLIPTSLVAAELAAMFQDKQGGVFRWVGEAYGKKLGFLAIWVQWIESTIWYPTVLTFGAVSIAFIGMNDVHDMSLANNKYYTLVVVLIIYWLATFISLKGMSWVGKVAKIGGMVGTIIPAALLIILGIIYLASGGHSNMDFNSSFFPDFTNFDNVVLAASIFLFYAGMEMGGIHVKDVENPSKNYPKAVFIGALITVLIFVLGTFALGVIIPAKDINLTQSLLVGFDNYFRYIHASWLSPIIAVALAFGVLAGVLTWVAGPSKGIFAVGKAGYMPPFFQKTNKLGVQKNILFVQGIAVTVLSLLFVVMPSVQSFYQILSQLTVILYLIMYLLMFSGAIALRYKMKKLNRPFRIGKSGNGLMWFVGGLGFCGSLLAFILSFIPPSQISTGSNTVWFSVLIIGAIIVVIAPFIIYASKKPSWVDPNSNFEPFHWEVQAQPATVNVSASNANAARPTATSAHTGGATGASTAKPGATVSNAAAPDAASSGATASGATPSSSSSATSGGNSTSGKASPGTGDKDKDAPKS; this is encoded by the coding sequence ATGGCGAATATTAAAAATGCAGTGAAGCTGGGTGTGTTTACCCTGGCTATCATGAATGTAACGGCAGTAGTATCCTTGCGTGGACTACCAGCCGAGGCCGTATATGGAATGAGTTCGGCCTTCTATTATCTTTTTGCAGCTATTGTCTTTCTAATCCCTACATCGCTCGTTGCAGCAGAGTTGGCGGCGATGTTTCAGGATAAGCAGGGTGGTGTGTTCCGGTGGGTAGGCGAAGCCTACGGCAAAAAACTGGGATTCCTCGCCATTTGGGTACAATGGATCGAAAGTACGATCTGGTATCCGACAGTGTTAACGTTTGGTGCCGTATCTATCGCTTTCATCGGAATGAATGACGTACATGACATGTCACTGGCAAACAATAAGTATTATACGCTCGTCGTAGTGCTTATCATCTACTGGCTGGCTACTTTCATTTCCCTGAAAGGTATGAGCTGGGTAGGTAAAGTTGCCAAAATCGGTGGTATGGTCGGTACAATTATCCCGGCTGCCCTGTTGATTATCTTGGGAATCATTTATCTGGCAAGCGGCGGACATTCCAATATGGATTTCAACAGCAGCTTCTTCCCCGACTTTACCAACTTTGATAATGTTGTTCTTGCTGCCAGTATCTTCTTGTTTTATGCCGGTATGGAAATGGGTGGTATCCACGTAAAAGACGTAGAGAACCCTTCCAAAAACTATCCGAAAGCCGTATTCATCGGTGCACTTATCACAGTGTTGATCTTCGTTTTGGGTACTTTTGCATTAGGTGTGATTATCCCTGCAAAAGATATCAACCTGACTCAAAGTCTACTCGTCGGCTTCGACAACTATTTCAGATATATTCATGCTTCCTGGTTGTCACCAATCATTGCTGTCGCTCTTGCATTTGGTGTACTGGCAGGTGTATTAACATGGGTTGCCGGTCCGTCAAAAGGTATATTTGCCGTAGGTAAAGCAGGTTATATGCCTCCGTTCTTCCAGAAAACAAACAAACTGGGTGTACAGAAGAATATCCTGTTCGTACAAGGTATCGCTGTAACTGTATTAAGTCTGTTGTTCGTCGTTATGCCGTCCGTACAGAGCTTCTATCAGATTCTGTCACAGCTGACAGTTATTCTTTATCTGATTATGTACTTGTTGATGTTCTCCGGAGCTATCGCATTGCGTTATAAGATGAAGAAACTCAACCGTCCGTTCCGTATCGGTAAGTCAGGTAACGGTTTGATGTGGTTTGTTGGTGGTCTTGGTTTCTGCGGATCATTGCTTGCCTTTATCCTCAGCTTCATCCCGCCCAGCCAGATCTCTACAGGTAGCAACACCGTTTGGTTCTCCGTACTGATTATCGGTGCCATTATCGTTGTTATTGCTCCGTTTATTATCTATGCTTCCAAGAAACCGTCTTGGGTAGATCCAAACTCCAATTTCGAACCGTTCCACTGGGAAGTTCAGGCTCAACCTGCCACTGTCAATGTCAGTGCAAGTAACGCTAATGCTGCCCGTCCTACCGCAACTTCCGCACATACAGGAGGAGCAACCGGGGCAAGTACAGCTAAGCCTGGTGCAACCGTTTCTAATGCAGCAGCTCCTGATGCGGCATCCTCTGGTGCCACCGCTTCCGGTGCTACTCCATCAAGCAGCAGTTCTGCTACATCCGGCGGAAATTCTACTTCCGGCAAGGCATCTCCGGGAACCGGAGACAAAGATAAGGATGCACCTAAGTCGTAA
- a CDS encoding DUF4369 domain-containing protein, producing the protein MKKVTFAALAALTITACSSGPKFQVNGDVSGADGKMLYLEASGLEGIVPLDSVKLKGEGTFSFKQPRPESPEFYRLRIDDKIINFSVDSIETIQIKAPYVDFSTTYTVEGSENSNKIKELTLKQIRLQKEVDNLLASLRSNGIGHDVFEDSLATLLNNYKEDVKVNYIFAAPNTAAAYFALFQKLNNYLIFDPLNNKDDVKCFAAVATSLNNAFPHAIRSKNLYNIVIKGMKNTRQPQTKALEIPQDKIVETGIIDIALRDVKGNVRKLTDLKGKVVLLDFSVFQSPAGAPHNLMLRELYNTYAKEGLEIYQVSLDADEHYWKTAADNLPWVCVRDGNGVYSTNVAVYNVRQVPSIFLINRNNELKLRGEDIKDLEAAVKSLL; encoded by the coding sequence ATGAAAAAGGTTACTTTTGCAGCGCTCGCCGCACTTACTATTACTGCTTGTAGTTCCGGCCCTAAATTCCAGGTGAACGGGGATGTATCAGGAGCCGACGGTAAAATGCTTTATCTCGAAGCTTCCGGTCTGGAAGGTATTGTTCCGCTCGATTCAGTGAAGCTGAAAGGGGAAGGTACATTCAGTTTCAAGCAGCCTCGTCCCGAGTCACCCGAATTTTACCGTTTGCGGATCGACGACAAAATCATCAATTTTTCTGTAGATTCTATCGAAACGATTCAAATCAAAGCTCCGTATGTGGATTTCTCTACTACTTATACGGTGGAAGGTTCGGAAAACAGCAATAAGATAAAAGAACTGACGTTGAAGCAGATTCGCCTTCAAAAAGAGGTGGACAATTTACTGGCATCCCTGCGCAGCAACGGAATAGGGCATGATGTGTTTGAAGACAGCCTGGCAACATTGCTCAATAACTATAAGGAAGATGTCAAAGTGAACTATATTTTTGCTGCTCCCAACACGGCGGCAGCTTACTTTGCCCTGTTCCAGAAACTCAATAATTATCTGATATTCGATCCGTTGAACAATAAAGACGATGTGAAATGCTTCGCAGCTGTTGCTACGAGCCTCAACAACGCGTTCCCTCATGCGATACGTTCCAAGAACCTTTATAATATTGTAATCAAAGGAATGAAGAATACGCGCCAGCCGCAAACGAAAGCTCTGGAAATTCCGCAGGATAAAATCGTAGAAACCGGTATTATCGACATTGCCTTGCGTGATGTGAAAGGAAATGTGCGCAAGCTGACCGACCTGAAAGGCAAAGTGGTTTTGCTCGATTTCTCTGTATTCCAGTCGCCTGCCGGAGCTCCTCACAACCTGATGCTCCGCGAACTGTATAATACATACGCTAAAGAAGGACTGGAAATATACCAGGTATCTCTCGACGCGGACGAACACTACTGGAAAACAGCGGCAGACAACCTTCCATGGGTCTGTGTGCGCGATGGAAACGGAGTTTACTCTACCAACGTAGCTGTATATAATGTTCGTCAGGTTCCATCTATCTTTTTGATTAATCGTAACAACGAATTGAAGCTTCGTGGCGAAGATATTAAGGATTTGGAAGCAGCTGTCAAGTCATTACTCTAA
- the glsA gene encoding glutaminase A codes for MDKKVTLAQLKEVVQEAYDQVKTNTGGKNADYIPYLANVNKDLFGISVCLLNGQTIHVGDTDYRFGIESVSKVHTAILALRQYGAKEILDKIGADATGLPFNSIIAILLENDHPSTPLVNAGAISACSMVQPIGDSAKKWDAIVGNVTDLCGSAPQLIDELYKSESDTNFNNRSIAWLLKNYNRIYDDPDMSLDLYTRQCSLGVTALQLSIAAGTIANGGVNPVTKKEVFDAVLAPKITAMIAAVGFYEHTGDWMYTSGIPAKTGVGGGVMGVLPGQFGIAAFAPPLDGSGNSVKAQLAIQYIMNKLELNVFSNNHITVVD; via the coding sequence ATGGATAAAAAAGTAACACTCGCTCAATTGAAAGAAGTGGTACAGGAGGCATACGATCAGGTAAAGACCAATACCGGCGGCAAGAATGCCGACTATATTCCTTATCTGGCAAATGTCAACAAGGATCTCTTTGGAATCAGTGTCTGCCTGCTCAACGGGCAGACCATCCATGTGGGAGATACTGACTATCGCTTCGGTATAGAATCCGTATCCAAAGTACATACGGCTATCCTGGCACTGCGTCAATACGGTGCTAAAGAAATTCTGGACAAGATTGGAGCCGACGCAACAGGCTTGCCCTTCAATTCAATCATCGCTATCTTGTTGGAGAACGATCATCCGTCTACCCCACTGGTAAATGCCGGAGCCATCTCTGCCTGCAGTATGGTGCAACCTATCGGTGACTCTGCCAAGAAATGGGATGCCATCGTAGGAAATGTGACAGACCTATGCGGCAGTGCCCCGCAACTGATTGATGAATTGTACAAGTCGGAATCGGACACCAACTTCAACAACCGTTCTATCGCATGGCTGCTGAAGAATTACAATCGGATTTATGATGACCCGGATATGTCATTAGACCTTTACACCCGCCAGTGTTCATTGGGAGTTACTGCATTGCAGCTTTCCATCGCAGCCGGTACAATCGCCAACGGTGGTGTGAACCCTGTGACTAAAAAAGAAGTTTTTGATGCCGTCCTGGCTCCTAAAATCACTGCCATGATTGCCGCCGTAGGTTTCTACGAACATACCGGCGACTGGATGTACACTTCCGGTATTCCTGCTAAAACAGGTGTAGGTGGTGGTGTGATGGGCGTACTGCCCGGACAGTTCGGTATTGCCGCATTTGCTCCTCCTTTGGATGGTTCGGGCAACTCCGTGAAAGCGCAGTTAGCTATTCAATACATCATGAACAAGCTGGAATTGAATGTATTTAGCAACAACCATATCACCGTTGTTGACTAA
- a CDS encoding potassium channel family protein, translating to MKSAFSDFISGKKGIYGILHIIILVMSLFLVISISVDTFKGIPFYTQSSYMKVQLCICLWFLFDFVLEFFLAKHKGRYLRTHFIFLLVAIPYQNIIAYYGWTFSDEITYLLRFIPLLRGGYALAIVVGWLTYNRASSLFVSYLTMLLATVYFSSLAFFVLEHRVNPLVNGYGDALWWAFMDVTTVGSNIIAQTVTGRVLSVLLAALGMMMFPIFTVYITNLIQRSNRRRKQYYEEEELEKKASEKKELAEKAAAQKASTS from the coding sequence ATGAAATCAGCGTTTTCAGATTTTATTTCCGGGAAAAAGGGAATCTACGGTATTCTTCACATTATTATATTAGTAATGTCCCTATTCCTGGTTATTAGTATCTCGGTGGATACTTTTAAGGGAATTCCTTTCTATACACAGTCTTCGTACATGAAAGTACAGCTATGTATCTGTCTTTGGTTTCTTTTTGATTTTGTATTGGAGTTCTTTCTGGCAAAACATAAGGGACGTTATTTGCGGACACATTTTATCTTTTTATTGGTGGCGATTCCTTATCAGAATATTATCGCCTATTATGGGTGGACATTTTCGGATGAGATTACCTATCTTCTCCGTTTCATTCCTTTATTGAGAGGAGGATATGCACTTGCCATTGTGGTCGGCTGGTTGACCTACAATCGTGCTTCGAGTTTGTTTGTCTCTTATCTGACGATGTTGTTGGCAACGGTCTATTTTTCCAGTCTGGCATTTTTTGTGCTCGAGCATCGGGTGAATCCCTTGGTGAATGGTTATGGAGATGCTTTGTGGTGGGCTTTTATGGACGTTACTACCGTCGGTTCGAATATCATAGCGCAGACGGTGACCGGACGTGTGCTTTCCGTTTTGTTGGCTGCCCTGGGTATGATGATGTTCCCTATCTTTACGGTTTATATTACAAACCTGATTCAGCGATCCAACAGACGTAGAAAACAATATTACGAAGAGGAGGAACTAGAGAAAAAGGCTTCCGAGAAAAAAGAATTGGCAGAAAAAGCAGCCGCACAGAAAGCAAGCACATCATAA